Proteins co-encoded in one Flavobacterium fluviale genomic window:
- a CDS encoding queuosine precursor transporter produces MFKTRKEIVFVILAGIFITNAVVAELIGGKLIQIGPFVMSIGILPWPIVFLTTDLINEYFGEKGVKKLSFITACLIAYAFLILFMAIVIPAAKGISPVNDEQFQAVFGQSMWIIVGSLIAFMASQLIDVWIFWFFKNRTGEKKIWLRATGSTVISQLFDSFIVLGIAFWLPGKINFDTFISSALIGYIFKLAIAIILTPAIYLGHHLIKSYLKEEKIL; encoded by the coding sequence ATGTTTAAAACCAGAAAAGAAATCGTTTTTGTAATCTTAGCAGGAATATTTATCACAAATGCAGTTGTTGCAGAACTTATTGGAGGAAAACTAATTCAGATTGGTCCGTTTGTAATGAGTATAGGAATTTTGCCCTGGCCGATTGTTTTTCTAACAACAGATTTAATAAATGAATATTTTGGAGAAAAAGGCGTCAAAAAACTTTCATTTATAACCGCATGCTTAATCGCCTACGCGTTTCTGATTTTATTTATGGCGATTGTAATTCCTGCCGCAAAAGGAATCAGCCCAGTTAATGACGAACAATTTCAAGCAGTATTTGGGCAGAGTATGTGGATTATTGTCGGAAGCCTTATTGCTTTTATGGCATCGCAGCTCATAGATGTTTGGATATTTTGGTTTTTCAAAAATAGAACAGGAGAAAAAAAAATATGGCTGAGAGCAACGGGCTCTACTGTAATTTCACAATTATTTGATTCTTTTATCGTATTAGGAATTGCTTTTTGGCTTCCTGGTAAAATTAATTTCGACACTTTTATATCTTCTGCATTAATAGGATATATTTTTAAATTAGCAATTGCCATAATTTTGACTCCTGCCATTTATCTCGGACATCACTTAATTAAAAGCTACTTAAAAGAAGAAAAGATACTTTAA
- a CDS encoding M3 family metallopeptidase has product MKTQIDLDNPLLQEWSGAYGGVPDFTKYKISDFKAAIEFAINEKLNEIDAIANSTEKPTFENTITALELSGEKLERIHAVYGIYRSNLSSPEFNIVDTEMSPKLAAINDKLYQNEKLFSRIESLHKSEESKKLTAEQQRLLWLYYTDFVREGAELNKDDKSKVAKINQELASLFTLFSQKLLAEENDQYIELKTESDFDGLPEEFKNAAIAEARERNLNVLGCIGNTRSSIEPFLTFSSQRNLREKAFDIFVKRGDNGNENDTNNTLVSILKLRAEKAKILGFKNFAEWSLSNKMAKDPQKTLDLMNSVWKPAVEKVKKDVGAMQKMVDEEGGNFKIQPWDYRYYAEKVRKAKYDLDQNEIKQYLQLENLREGMFWTAGKLFDLGFRQLFEVPVYHPDVRVWEVNNKNTGEPIGLWYFDPYARVGKRSGAWMNSHRDQQKINGKVLPIVSNNCNFIKGNADEPVLISWDDATTLFHEFGHALHGLCSNVTYPSLSGTSVARDYVEFPSQLLEHWLSTPEVLNKFALHYKTNEPLSQSLVERIAVAANFNEGFATVETISSSFVDMKLHLTTETIDPHKFEKQVLDEINMPYEIVMRHRIPQFAHIFSSDGYAAGYYSYLWADVINADAYEAFLEANGPFDKNISKRLYDNVLSVGNTIDNEKMYENFRGHAPKSDALMRARNFPIEN; this is encoded by the coding sequence ATGAAAACACAAATTGATTTAGATAATCCATTATTGCAAGAATGGTCTGGCGCGTATGGAGGAGTTCCAGATTTTACAAAATATAAAATTTCAGATTTTAAGGCCGCAATTGAATTTGCTATTAATGAAAAGTTGAATGAAATAGATGCGATTGCAAATAGTACCGAAAAGCCGACTTTTGAAAACACAATTACAGCTTTAGAGCTTTCGGGTGAAAAATTAGAACGAATTCATGCTGTTTATGGAATTTACAGATCCAACTTAAGTTCTCCCGAATTCAATATTGTTGATACTGAAATGTCTCCAAAATTGGCGGCAATAAATGATAAACTGTATCAAAATGAAAAACTTTTTTCGAGAATTGAATCTTTACACAAATCTGAAGAGAGTAAGAAATTAACAGCTGAGCAGCAGCGTTTGCTTTGGCTTTATTATACTGATTTTGTTCGAGAAGGGGCGGAGTTGAACAAAGACGATAAGAGTAAGGTAGCCAAGATCAATCAAGAACTGGCAAGTCTGTTTACTTTATTCAGTCAGAAATTATTAGCAGAAGAAAACGATCAGTATATTGAATTAAAAACAGAATCTGATTTTGATGGACTTCCAGAAGAATTTAAAAATGCAGCAATAGCAGAAGCCAGAGAAAGAAATCTAAATGTTTTAGGATGTATTGGAAATACAAGATCTTCAATTGAGCCATTTTTAACCTTTTCAAGCCAAAGAAACCTAAGAGAAAAAGCATTTGATATTTTTGTTAAACGAGGTGATAACGGTAATGAAAATGATACTAACAATACTTTGGTTTCTATTCTAAAGTTAAGGGCAGAGAAGGCAAAAATATTGGGTTTTAAGAATTTTGCAGAGTGGAGTTTGTCTAACAAAATGGCAAAAGATCCGCAGAAAACTCTAGATTTAATGAATTCTGTTTGGAAACCAGCTGTCGAAAAAGTAAAAAAAGATGTTGGTGCTATGCAGAAAATGGTAGACGAAGAAGGAGGGAACTTTAAAATTCAGCCTTGGGATTATCGCTATTATGCGGAAAAAGTTCGAAAAGCAAAATATGATTTAGATCAAAATGAAATAAAGCAATATCTTCAATTGGAAAATCTCCGTGAAGGAATGTTTTGGACAGCAGGTAAGTTATTTGATTTAGGTTTTAGACAATTATTTGAGGTTCCTGTCTATCACCCAGATGTCCGCGTTTGGGAAGTAAATAATAAAAATACAGGAGAACCAATTGGGTTGTGGTATTTCGATCCATATGCACGCGTAGGCAAGCGTTCGGGAGCCTGGATGAATTCGCACCGAGATCAGCAGAAAATAAATGGGAAAGTACTTCCAATCGTATCTAACAATTGCAATTTTATTAAAGGAAATGCAGATGAACCGGTTTTAATTTCCTGGGATGATGCCACAACTTTGTTTCATGAATTTGGTCATGCTTTGCATGGTTTGTGTTCAAATGTTACCTATCCAAGTTTGTCTGGAACTTCTGTAGCTCGAGATTATGTAGAATTTCCATCGCAGCTATTAGAACATTGGCTTTCAACTCCAGAAGTATTAAATAAATTTGCATTGCATTACAAAACAAATGAGCCTTTGTCGCAATCATTGGTTGAGAGGATTGCCGTTGCAGCCAATTTTAATGAAGGTTTTGCAACTGTTGAAACGATCTCGAGTTCTTTTGTAGATATGAAGCTGCATTTAACAACAGAAACTATTGATCCGCATAAATTTGAGAAACAAGTTTTAGATGAAATCAATATGCCGTATGAAATTGTTATGCGTCACAGAATTCCGCAGTTTGCCCATATTTTCTCAAGTGATGGATATGCGGCAGGCTATTATAGTTATTTATGGGCGGATGTGATAAATGCAGATGCCTATGAAGCATTTTTAGAAGCAAATGGACCTTTTGATAAAAATATTTCTAAGCGTCTTTATGATAATGTTTTAAGTGTTGGAAATACGATCGATAATGAAAAGATGTATGAAAATTTCAGAGGACATGCTCCAAAGTCAGATGCTTTGATGCGAGCGAGAAATTTTCCAATCGAGAATTAA
- the tsf gene encoding translation elongation factor Ts, whose protein sequence is MATITAADVNKLRQSTGAGMMDCKKALVEADGDFDKAIQVLREKGQKVAANRSDRESSEGAAVSFVNADHTKGAILTLNCETDFVGKNEAFVTLAKDLVERAINFSSKEEFLASDFNGITVAEKLIEQTGVIGEKIEIGGFEILEGAFVGSYVHVNKIAALTAISSPIANAETLTKDVSMQVASMGADTLSYKDFDPAFVASELAARIAVIEKENEEAARLGKTLKNVPKYISYSQLTEEVLKQAEEDAKAELKAEGKPEQIWDKIVPGKVQRFISDNTTLDQEKALLDQNFIKDDSKKVGDYVKGFNVEITGFKRVTLG, encoded by the coding sequence ATGGCAACAATTACTGCTGCAGACGTAAATAAATTAAGACAATCTACAGGTGCCGGAATGATGGACTGTAAAAAAGCTTTAGTTGAAGCTGATGGAGATTTCGATAAAGCTATACAAGTCCTTAGAGAAAAAGGACAAAAAGTTGCTGCTAACCGTTCTGACCGTGAGTCTTCTGAAGGAGCTGCTGTTTCTTTTGTTAATGCTGACCACACTAAAGGAGCTATTTTAACTTTGAACTGTGAAACAGATTTCGTAGGTAAAAATGAGGCTTTCGTAACTTTAGCTAAAGATCTAGTTGAAAGAGCTATTAATTTCTCTTCTAAAGAAGAATTTTTAGCTTCAGATTTCAACGGAATTACTGTTGCTGAAAAATTAATCGAGCAAACTGGTGTTATCGGTGAAAAAATCGAAATCGGTGGTTTTGAAATTTTAGAAGGTGCTTTCGTTGGATCTTATGTTCACGTAAACAAAATTGCTGCTTTAACAGCTATTTCTTCTCCAATCGCTAATGCTGAGACTTTAACAAAAGATGTTTCTATGCAAGTTGCTTCTATGGGAGCTGATACATTATCTTACAAAGATTTTGATCCTGCTTTTGTTGCTTCTGAACTTGCTGCTCGTATTGCGGTAATCGAAAAAGAAAATGAAGAAGCTGCACGTTTAGGAAAAACTTTAAAAAATGTTCCTAAATACATTTCTTACTCTCAATTAACTGAAGAAGTTTTAAAGCAAGCTGAAGAAGATGCTAAAGCTGAATTGAAAGCTGAAGGTAAACCAGAACAAATTTGGGATAAAATTGTTCCAGGAAAAGTACAGCGTTTTATCTCTGACAACACTACTTTAGATCAAGAAAAAGCTTTATTAGATCAAAACTTCATCAAAGATGACAGTAAAAAAGTTGGTGATTATGTTAAAGGATTCAATGTTGAAATCACAGGTTTCAAAAGAGTTACTTTAGGTTAA
- the rpsB gene encoding 30S ribosomal protein S2, which yields MANKIEVKELLEAGVHFGHMTRKWDPNMAPYIYMERNGIHIINLYKTAAKIEEANEALKKIAASGRKILFVATKKQAKDIVADKAKAANMPYITERWPGGMLTNFVTIRKAVKKMSSIDKMKKDGTFNTLSKKERLQVDRLRAKLEKNLGSIADMSRLPAALFVVDIKAEHIAIKEAQKLNIPVFAMVDTNSDPREVDYVIPANDDASKSIDKILSLVTTAVIEGLSDRGSEKEVEAAEEAAPAVEAEAAPATEE from the coding sequence ATGGCAAACAAAATAGAAGTAAAAGAATTACTAGAAGCAGGTGTTCACTTCGGACACATGACTAGAAAATGGGATCCAAACATGGCTCCTTACATTTATATGGAGCGTAATGGTATTCACATTATCAATCTATATAAAACTGCAGCTAAAATTGAAGAGGCTAACGAAGCTTTGAAAAAAATCGCTGCATCAGGTAGAAAAATTTTATTCGTAGCTACCAAAAAACAAGCAAAAGACATCGTTGCTGATAAAGCAAAAGCTGCAAACATGCCTTACATCACTGAAAGATGGCCAGGTGGAATGCTAACTAACTTCGTAACTATCAGAAAGGCAGTTAAAAAAATGTCTTCTATTGATAAAATGAAGAAAGATGGTACTTTCAACACTCTATCTAAAAAAGAGCGTTTGCAAGTTGATCGTCTACGTGCTAAATTAGAGAAAAACTTAGGTTCAATTGCTGATATGTCTAGACTGCCTGCAGCATTGTTCGTAGTAGATATCAAAGCTGAACACATCGCAATAAAAGAAGCTCAAAAATTAAACATTCCAGTTTTCGCAATGGTTGATACGAATTCTGACCCAAGAGAGGTTGATTACGTGATTCCAGCAAATGATGACGCTTCTAAATCAATTGACAAAATTTTATCTTTAGTAACTACTGCAGTAATCGAAGGTCTTTCTGACAGAGGTTCTGAAAAAGAAGTTGAAGCTGCTGAAGAAGCTGCTCCTGCTGTTGAAGCTGAAGCTGCTCCTGCAACTGAAGAATAA
- the rpsI gene encoding 30S ribosomal protein S9 codes for MGVIHKIGRRKTAVARVYVSEGTGNITVNKKEFATYFPTATLQYKVLQPLSMTENVNNFDVKVNVYGGGTTGQAEAVRMALARVMCEVNAENRGILKPEGLLTRDPRMVERKKFGQKKARKRFQFSKR; via the coding sequence ATGGGAGTTATTCACAAAATCGGTAGAAGAAAAACCGCTGTTGCACGTGTATACGTTTCTGAAGGAACAGGAAATATCACTGTAAACAAAAAAGAATTCGCAACTTACTTTCCAACTGCAACTTTACAATACAAAGTTTTACAACCATTGTCTATGACAGAAAATGTAAACAACTTTGACGTTAAAGTAAACGTTTACGGAGGTGGTACAACTGGTCAAGCAGAAGCTGTAAGAATGGCATTAGCACGCGTAATGTGTGAAGTTAACGCTGAAAACAGAGGAATCCTTAAACCAGAAGGTTTATTAACAAGAGACCCAAGAATGGTTGAACGTAAGAAATTCGGTCAGAAGAAAGCTCGTAAGAGATTCCAATTCTCTAAACGTTAA
- the rplM gene encoding 50S ribosomal protein L13, which yields MDALSYKTVSANKSTVTKEWIVVDADGHNLGRLASKVAMILRGKYKPSYTPHVDCGDNVIVINSEKINLTGTKLNDKIYMRHTGYPGGQRTLTAKVLQAKNPALLVEKAVKGMLPKNKLGAELFRNLNVVVGSEHTHGAQKPRTVNLNDLK from the coding sequence ATGGACGCATTAAGCTACAAAACAGTTTCAGCAAACAAAAGCACTGTAACTAAAGAGTGGATTGTTGTTGACGCTGATGGTCATAACTTAGGACGTCTTGCATCTAAGGTTGCTATGATCTTAAGAGGTAAGTACAAGCCAAGTTACACACCGCACGTTGACTGTGGAGATAACGTAATTGTTATCAACTCAGAAAAAATTAACCTTACAGGTACAAAATTGAATGACAAAATTTACATGCGTCATACAGGTTACCCAGGAGGACAAAGAACTTTAACTGCTAAAGTATTGCAAGCTAAAAACCCTGCATTATTAGTAGAAAAAGCTGTAAAAGGTATGTTACCTAAAAACAAATTAGGAGCAGAACTTTTTAGAAATCTAAATGTTGTTGTAGGATCTGAGCATACTCACGGAGCTCAAAAACCTAGAACTGTTAACCTAAATGATCTTAAGTAA
- a CDS encoding ferritin-like domain-containing protein, protein MNILKFIETFTDDNLMKSTGSRRDSFSQFGNIGKNLALASIPFGLSALTNKAFAKDITATPATPIGALQFALTLEYLEDEFYAMALDSGVIPASENGGRDLKVFQQIAAHESDHVKFLIAGLGGTASANFVPKPTFDFTVGGAFDPFNDYPTFLALAQAFEDTGVRAYKGQAANLITTPDLLTAALQIHSVEARHASEVRRLRGLKGWISNSDRGAGMPAATQAVYDGEGVTMQAGFNTATAFGAAAGSEAYDEPLTTQQVVDIANIFIV, encoded by the coding sequence ATGAACATTTTAAAATTTATAGAAACCTTTACTGACGACAATTTAATGAAAAGCACAGGCTCAAGAAGAGACAGTTTTTCGCAGTTTGGGAATATCGGAAAAAATTTAGCCTTAGCTTCAATCCCATTCGGATTATCGGCTCTTACCAATAAAGCATTTGCAAAAGATATTACAGCAACTCCCGCCACTCCTATCGGAGCTTTGCAATTTGCATTAACATTAGAATATTTAGAAGATGAATTTTACGCTATGGCATTAGATTCTGGAGTAATTCCTGCATCTGAAAATGGCGGACGTGATTTAAAAGTATTTCAGCAGATCGCAGCTCACGAATCTGATCATGTGAAATTTTTGATCGCAGGACTTGGCGGTACAGCAAGCGCTAACTTTGTTCCAAAACCTACATTTGACTTTACTGTTGGAGGTGCTTTTGATCCTTTTAATGATTATCCAACGTTTTTAGCTTTGGCACAAGCTTTTGAAGATACAGGTGTAAGAGCTTATAAAGGACAAGCTGCCAACTTAATTACAACACCAGACTTATTAACAGCAGCGCTTCAGATTCACTCTGTTGAAGCTCGTCATGCTTCTGAAGTTAGAAGATTAAGAGGTTTAAAAGGATGGATATCCAATTCGGATCGAGGCGCCGGCATGCCGGCAGCTACGCAAGCTGTTTATGATGGTGAAGGAGTAACAATGCAGGCTGGCTTTAATACCGCAACAGCATTTGGTGCAGCAGCAGGTTCAGAGGCTTATGACGAACCATTAACTACACAACAAGTAGTCGATATTGCCAATATTTTTATTGTCTAA
- a CDS encoding ferritin-like domain-containing protein: MKNEVKIHEVDPSLNSRRSFLKLSGLTLVTTGLVLAGCSDNDNDNDMEDTSLPGVRNGVFDLGSGDFGVLTYAYALEQLEADFYTKVVNASGFNSVFNDTERQVLTDLYHHEVVHRDFFKAALTGALPDPSSQLLPSLAFTYGSLNFNSRTEVLATAKALEDTGVAAYNGAGKLIKTADYLLLAGKIVSVEARHAAAIRSLINPNSKDFAGDDIVNMSTGLDDAKDPSKILPIAANFITTKFTAKYLP; the protein is encoded by the coding sequence ATGAAAAACGAAGTTAAAATTCATGAAGTTGATCCTTCACTGAATAGCAGAAGGAGCTTTCTTAAGCTCAGTGGATTAACATTAGTGACCACAGGTTTAGTTTTAGCTGGCTGCAGCGACAATGATAACGATAACGATATGGAAGACACTTCTTTACCTGGAGTAAGGAATGGTGTTTTTGATTTAGGCTCCGGAGACTTTGGAGTGCTTACTTATGCTTACGCTTTAGAACAATTAGAAGCAGATTTTTATACAAAAGTCGTAAATGCTTCTGGTTTTAATAGTGTATTCAACGATACAGAACGCCAGGTTCTAACTGACTTATACCATCATGAAGTAGTTCATAGAGATTTCTTTAAAGCCGCTTTGACTGGAGCACTTCCAGATCCAAGTTCTCAATTACTGCCTTCTTTGGCTTTTACTTACGGTTCTTTAAATTTCAATAGCCGTACCGAAGTTTTGGCTACTGCTAAAGCACTTGAAGATACTGGAGTTGCCGCTTATAATGGAGCAGGAAAATTGATCAAAACTGCCGACTACCTATTATTAGCAGGAAAAATTGTTTCTGTAGAGGCCAGGCATGCAGCCGCAATTAGAAGTTTAATTAATCCGAATTCAAAAGATTTTGCCGGAGATGATATTGTAAATATGTCAACAGGTTTAGATGATGCTAAAGATCCGTCTAAAATCCTGCCGATTGCTGCCAATTTTATTACTACAAAATTTACAGCCAAATACCTACCTTAA
- a CDS encoding LacI family DNA-binding transcriptional regulator — protein sequence MKAKATLKQIAKELGVSVSTVSKALNDSPEISEQTKVKIKEYAKLKNYKPNVIGLNLKNRKTKTIGVIIPNILNSFFAKVFSGIEKVADKKGYNVITCISNESLEKEVHTLEMLSNGTIDGFILSVSQEAQKLQDYNHFSEIINDGTPIVMFDRIADEVDCDKVVVDDFDSALNSTQHLINLGCKNIALISSVDNLSVGKLRADGYLKALKDNNIPVNEKIILRTDSEDDMKAKIDSLFDHKIDGIFALDENDSVAALRVSLKKGYRVPEDISIIGFADGILASRRLSPSLTTISQHGVEIGETAAKRLIERLEEPEGTISEYETIVIKTKLKERESTRKA from the coding sequence ATGAAAGCTAAAGCAACTCTAAAACAAATTGCGAAGGAACTAGGAGTTTCTGTGTCTACAGTGTCAAAAGCGCTTAATGACAGTCCGGAAATAAGTGAGCAGACGAAGGTGAAGATTAAGGAGTATGCCAAACTCAAAAATTATAAGCCGAATGTTATTGGTCTGAATTTAAAGAATCGTAAAACCAAAACTATTGGAGTTATTATTCCTAATATTCTAAATTCTTTCTTTGCAAAAGTTTTTAGCGGTATTGAGAAAGTTGCCGATAAAAAGGGATATAATGTAATTACTTGTATTTCTAATGAATCTCTTGAAAAAGAAGTTCATACTTTAGAAATGTTGAGCAACGGAACTATCGACGGATTTATATTATCTGTTTCTCAAGAAGCTCAAAAATTGCAGGATTATAATCATTTCTCTGAAATAATTAATGACGGAACTCCAATAGTAATGTTCGATCGTATTGCAGATGAAGTAGATTGTGATAAAGTTGTGGTAGATGATTTTGATTCGGCTTTAAACTCTACACAGCATTTAATTAATCTAGGATGCAAAAATATAGCTTTGATATCTTCTGTAGATAATTTAAGTGTTGGAAAACTGAGAGCAGACGGATATTTGAAAGCGTTAAAAGACAATAATATTCCAGTAAACGAAAAAATTATTCTTCGTACCGATTCTGAAGATGATATGAAAGCTAAAATAGATTCGCTTTTTGATCATAAAATCGACGGAATTTTTGCTTTGGATGAAAATGATTCAGTTGCTGCTTTAAGAGTGAGTTTGAAAAAAGGATACAGAGTTCCAGAAGATATATCAATAATAGGTTTCGCAGACGGAATTTTAGCTTCGAGACGTTTGTCACCAAGTTTGACTACTATAAGTCAGCATGGTGTTGAAATTGGAGAAACTGCTGCAAAAAGATTAATCGAAAGATTAGAAGAACCAGAAGGAACAATTTCAGAATATGAAACCATCGTGATTAAGACGAAATTGAAAGAACGAGAGTCGACTAGAAAAGCTTAA
- a CDS encoding DUF2931 family protein, whose translation MNYLNKIYIALVIILLSCLGYNLWQEKGTELFYYFLSDKKQKEMLVKTEKFEWLVNVGADLTAPMEVVHGSFTDSKGESQWIPSGEYLGNNRWEDGGGIYVVGDEKRRMPERMNITWFSYAEDKFYTGDFELPQKKIYDLFKKDYGTYINYDGTESKNKYNTFKLGIAPQGLVTLWISGCAVIEIDTYQAHETQINWNAFQKGDKSVLLELRKKQMPLFVQEEIKQNKISNEYYKNRLKRYHYTIGVNNPDFKIYEYSISFINHENYYIYNNGLDFLEDMVNTKAIPKQMVLFIKDRFHHPLEVRINIDLLNGKIPYQDLEPLEERQYYNQLMNRFQAFYEQNKDVQLYIKFDDKIVKSNIDKPVYCGKVCLKSSTNELEIPNSFVEVFDAE comes from the coding sequence ATGAACTATTTAAACAAAATTTATATTGCCTTAGTCATTATTCTATTGTCTTGTCTAGGCTACAATTTATGGCAAGAAAAAGGAACGGAACTATTTTATTATTTTTTATCAGACAAAAAACAAAAAGAAATGCTTGTAAAAACAGAAAAATTTGAATGGTTGGTAAATGTAGGCGCAGATCTTACCGCACCTATGGAAGTAGTACATGGATCTTTTACAGATTCTAAAGGAGAATCGCAATGGATACCAAGCGGTGAATATTTAGGCAACAATCGCTGGGAAGACGGCGGTGGCATTTACGTTGTAGGCGATGAAAAAAGAAGGATGCCTGAACGAATGAACATAACTTGGTTTTCTTATGCAGAAGATAAATTTTATACGGGAGATTTTGAACTTCCTCAAAAAAAAATATACGATCTTTTTAAAAAAGATTACGGAACTTATATAAATTATGACGGCACAGAATCTAAAAATAAATACAACACTTTTAAGCTAGGGATTGCTCCACAAGGTTTGGTAACCTTATGGATTAGTGGCTGTGCAGTTATTGAAATAGATACCTATCAGGCACATGAAACACAAATAAATTGGAATGCTTTTCAAAAAGGTGACAAATCGGTTTTATTAGAATTAAGAAAAAAACAAATGCCTCTTTTTGTACAAGAAGAAATTAAACAAAATAAAATAAGTAATGAATATTATAAAAACAGATTAAAGCGATATCATTATACTATAGGTGTTAATAATCCTGATTTTAAAATTTATGAATATTCGATATCATTTATCAATCATGAGAATTATTATATATATAATAATGGTCTAGATTTTTTAGAAGATATGGTAAATACTAAAGCCATACCTAAACAAATGGTGCTTTTCATAAAAGATCGATTTCATCATCCATTAGAAGTTCGCATAAACATTGATTTACTTAATGGTAAAATTCCATATCAAGATTTAGAGCCTCTGGAAGAGCGCCAGTATTACAATCAATTAATGAATCGTTTTCAAGCTTTTTACGAGCAAAATAAAGACGTTCAGTTATATATAAAATTTGATGATAAAATTGTAAAAAGTAATATTGACAAACCTGTTTATTGTGGTAAAGTTTGCTTAAAATCTTCAACCAATGAATTAGAAATACCAAATTCATTTGTAGAAGTATTTGATGCGGAATAA